In a genomic window of Labeo rohita strain BAU-BD-2019 chromosome 20, IGBB_LRoh.1.0, whole genome shotgun sequence:
- the ctsbb gene encoding cathepsin Bb, producing the protein MLRMWRLCVLFALLSVTCGRPQLSAWSHEMVNFINMAKTTWTAGVNFENVKYEHLKSLCGTIRNGPRLPDTVRHATNMKLPDNFDARTEWPYCKTISLIQDQGSCGSCWAFGAVEAISDRICIHSKGQVSVEISAEDLLSCCDECGFGCSGGFSSVAWDYWTKSGLVTGGLYGSNVGCRPYSIAPCEHHVNGTRPPCSGEQDTPECNAACISQYSVSYKQDKHFGYKAYNVPSDPQQIMTEIYTNGPVEASFTVYEDFLLYKSGVYQHLTGSELGGHSVKFLGWGEENGTPYWLVANSWNSDWGDKGYFKILRGKDECGIESEIVAGVPQP; encoded by the exons ATGCTCAG GATGTGGCGTCTCTGTGTGTTGTTCGCTCTGCTGTCCGTCACCTGCGGCCGCCCGCAGCTCTCCGCATGGTCTCATGAAATGGTGAACTTCATCAACATGGCCAAAACCACCTGGACG GCGGGTGTGAACTTTGAGAACGTGAAGTACGAACATCTGAAGTCTCTCTGCGGGACGATCCGGAACGGCCCACGACTGCCTGATAC GGTGAGACACGCCACCAACATGAAACTTCCTGACAACTTCGACGCGCGGACGGAGTGGCCGTACTGTAAGACCATCAGTCTGATCCAGGATCAGGGCTCCTGCGGCTCCTGCTGG GCGTTCGGTGCGGTCGAGGCCATCTCTGATCGCATCTGCATCCACAGCAAAGGGCAAGTGTCGGTGGAGATCTCAGCCGAGGACCTGCTGTCCTGCTGCGACGAGTGTGGATTCGG GTGTTCTGGAGGTTTTTCATCAGTAGCGTGGGATTACTGGACTAAATCCGGTCTGGTGACTGGAGGACTTTATGGCTCTAACGTGG GCTGCAGACCGTACAGCATCGCGCCCTGCGAGCATCACGTGAACGGGACGAGGCCGCCGTGCTCAGGTGAGCAGGACACACCTGAGTGTAACGCCGCCTGTATTTCTCAATACAGCGTCTCATACAAACAGGACAAACATTTCG GATATAAAGCGTATAACGTTCCCTCGGACCCGCAGCAGATCATGACTGAGATTTACACTAACGGGCCGGTGGAGGCTTCTTTCACCGTCTACGAGGACTTTCTGCTCTACAAGAGCG GTGTTTACCAGCACTTGACCGGTTCTGAACTGGGCGGTCATTCTGTAAAGTTCCTGGGATGGGGAGAAGAGAACGGGACGCCGTACTGGCTGGTCGCAAACTCCTGGAACTCCGACTGGGGCGACAAAGG TTATTTTAAGATCCTGAGAGGCAAAGATGAATGTGGGATCGAGAGTGAGATTGTGGCTGGTGTTCCTCAgccctga
- the fdft1 gene encoding squalene synthase isoform X2, producing MDILKSLGHPEEIINLFKYKIAGCRSVMPKLDYDSMSETLRTCYAYLNQTSRSFAAVIQALDGELRHAVCIFYLVLRALDTVEDDMSIPLETKVPLLHDFHTFLYQPEWCFTESKEKDRQVLEDFPTISVEFRNLGQEYRDVITDICHRMGVGMAEFLEKKVSSMMEWDKYCHYVAGLVGIGLSRLFSASQLEDPEVGRDTELANSMGLFLQKTNIIRDYLEDQQEGRAFWPQEAWSQFAARLEDFAHPQHLSSALSCLNLLVTDALRHVPDVIAYLSRLRNQSVFNFCAIPQVMAIATLSACYNNPQVFQGVVKIRKGQAVTLMMQATNMDAVQSIIAQYSQEILQKVSVTDPSREKTLRILNVICEKSLSPAALSSRAHHISPVYVSAAMLLAALSWQYLNATAGQPPGGADMQGH from the exons ATGGACATCCTCAAGTCTCTAGGACACCCGGAAGAAATAATCAACctctttaaatacaaaatagcaGGATGTCGGTCTGTCATGCCTAAACTGGATTAT GACTCCATGAGCGAAACCCTGCGGACCTGCTATGCCTATCTGAACCAGACCAGCCGGAGCTTCGCAGCGGTGATCCAGGCCCTGGACGGAGAGCTGCG GCATGCCGTGTGTATTTTCTACCTGGTTCTGCGAGCTCTGGACACAGTGGAGGATGACATGAGCATCCCGCTGGAGACGAAGGTCCCGTTGCTGCATGACTTCCACACGTTCCTCTATCAGCCCGAATGGTGCTTCACCGAGAGCAAAGAGAAAGACCGGCAGGTGCTGGAGGATTTCCCCACG ATTTCAGTGGAGTTCAGGAATTTGGGGCAGGAGTATCGTGACGTGATTACAGACATTTGTCACCGGATGGGTGTAGGAATGGCCGAATTCCTGGAGAAGAAAGTTTCTTCCATGATGGAATGGGACAAG TACTGTCATTATGTGGCGGGTCTGGTGGGGATCGGACTGTCCCGGCTGTTCTCGGCATCCCAGCTGGAGGACCCTGAGGTGGGCCGGGACACGGAGCTGGCGAACtccatgggtctgttcctcCAGAAGACCAACATCATCAGAGACTATCTGGAGGACCAGCAGGAGGGACGGGCCTTCTGGCCGCAGGAG GCCTGGAGTCAGTTCGCGGCCCGTCTGGAGGATTTCGCTCATCCTCAGCACCTGAGCTCCGCCCTGTCCTGCCTCAACCTGCTGGTGACCGACGCCCTCCGCCACGTCCCGGACGTCATCGCGTACCTGTCTCGTCTCCGCAACCAGAGCGTCTTCAACTTCTGTGCCATTCCTCAG GTGATGGCGATAGCGACTCTGTCGGCATGTTACAACAATCCTCAGGTGTTTCAGGGTGTGGTGAAAATCCGGAAGGGTCAGGCGGTGACGCTCATGATGCAGGCCACAAACATGGACGCCGTCCAGAGCATCATCGCACAGTACAGTCAGGAG ATCCTGCAGAAGGTTTCCGTCACGGACCCGTCCCGGGAGAAGACGCTGCGTATTCTGAATGTCATCTGTGAGAAGAGCCTGTCTCCAGCCGCGCTGTCGTCCCGCGCGCACCACATCTCCCCGGTCTACGTCTCGGCCGCTATGCTGTTAGCGGCGCTCAGCTGGCAGTACCTGAACGCCACGGCGGGGCAGCCACCAGGGGGCGCAGACATGCAGGGACACTGA
- the fdft1 gene encoding squalene synthase isoform X1: MAGVGCKSAVSFSVLKRSFSLRGSPRSVLTGGRRSAQEGRLVARPFHPLRTHRHPAYVCFSCQDSMSETLRTCYAYLNQTSRSFAAVIQALDGELRHAVCIFYLVLRALDTVEDDMSIPLETKVPLLHDFHTFLYQPEWCFTESKEKDRQVLEDFPTISVEFRNLGQEYRDVITDICHRMGVGMAEFLEKKVSSMMEWDKYCHYVAGLVGIGLSRLFSASQLEDPEVGRDTELANSMGLFLQKTNIIRDYLEDQQEGRAFWPQEAWSQFAARLEDFAHPQHLSSALSCLNLLVTDALRHVPDVIAYLSRLRNQSVFNFCAIPQVMAIATLSACYNNPQVFQGVVKIRKGQAVTLMMQATNMDAVQSIIAQYSQEILQKVSVTDPSREKTLRILNVICEKSLSPAALSSRAHHISPVYVSAAMLLAALSWQYLNATAGQPPGGADMQGH, encoded by the exons ATGGCAGGAGTCGGCTGTAAGAGCGCCGTGTCGTTCTCCGTGCTCAAGCGCTCGTTCTCCCTGCGCGGCTCCCCGCGATCAGTGCTCACTGGCGGGCGGAGGAGTGCGCAGGAAGGGCGGCTGGTGGCCCGTCCTTTTCACCCGCTCCGGACTCACCGACACCCCGCGTATGTGTGTTTCTCCTGCCAGGACTCCATGAGCGAAACCCTGCGGACCTGCTATGCCTATCTGAACCAGACCAGCCGGAGCTTCGCAGCGGTGATCCAGGCCCTGGACGGAGAGCTGCG GCATGCCGTGTGTATTTTCTACCTGGTTCTGCGAGCTCTGGACACAGTGGAGGATGACATGAGCATCCCGCTGGAGACGAAGGTCCCGTTGCTGCATGACTTCCACACGTTCCTCTATCAGCCCGAATGGTGCTTCACCGAGAGCAAAGAGAAAGACCGGCAGGTGCTGGAGGATTTCCCCACG ATTTCAGTGGAGTTCAGGAATTTGGGGCAGGAGTATCGTGACGTGATTACAGACATTTGTCACCGGATGGGTGTAGGAATGGCCGAATTCCTGGAGAAGAAAGTTTCTTCCATGATGGAATGGGACAAG TACTGTCATTATGTGGCGGGTCTGGTGGGGATCGGACTGTCCCGGCTGTTCTCGGCATCCCAGCTGGAGGACCCTGAGGTGGGCCGGGACACGGAGCTGGCGAACtccatgggtctgttcctcCAGAAGACCAACATCATCAGAGACTATCTGGAGGACCAGCAGGAGGGACGGGCCTTCTGGCCGCAGGAG GCCTGGAGTCAGTTCGCGGCCCGTCTGGAGGATTTCGCTCATCCTCAGCACCTGAGCTCCGCCCTGTCCTGCCTCAACCTGCTGGTGACCGACGCCCTCCGCCACGTCCCGGACGTCATCGCGTACCTGTCTCGTCTCCGCAACCAGAGCGTCTTCAACTTCTGTGCCATTCCTCAG GTGATGGCGATAGCGACTCTGTCGGCATGTTACAACAATCCTCAGGTGTTTCAGGGTGTGGTGAAAATCCGGAAGGGTCAGGCGGTGACGCTCATGATGCAGGCCACAAACATGGACGCCGTCCAGAGCATCATCGCACAGTACAGTCAGGAG ATCCTGCAGAAGGTTTCCGTCACGGACCCGTCCCGGGAGAAGACGCTGCGTATTCTGAATGTCATCTGTGAGAAGAGCCTGTCTCCAGCCGCGCTGTCGTCCCGCGCGCACCACATCTCCCCGGTCTACGTCTCGGCCGCTATGCTGTTAGCGGCGCTCAGCTGGCAGTACCTGAACGCCACGGCGGGGCAGCCACCAGGGGGCGCAGACATGCAGGGACACTGA